In the Yoonia rosea genome, TGTTTTTCTGCACTTTGCCCATTGTGTTGCGGGGCAGGGCGTCGGTGATGATATATCGCTTCGGGTGCTTGAAACGTGCAAGTTGCGGCGTGGCCGCTGCGGCGATGTCTTCAACGGTCAGCGTGGGATCGTCCAACACGATTGCTGCCAGTACCGTTTCTCCAAAGTCGGGGTGTGCCACGCCGAAAACAGCGCTTTCGACAACACCGTCAATATCATTGAGCACGTCTTCGATTTCTTTGGGATAGATGTTGTAGCCCCCTGAGATGATCAGATCCTTCTGCCGTCCAACGATCGTGATGCGCCCGTCATCCGATTTGACACCCAAATCGCCTGTTATGAAAAAACCGTTCTTGCGCAGCTCTTCGGCGGTTTTATCGGGCATGTTCCAATAGCCCTGAAACACATTGTCGCCGCGCACCTCGATCATCCCGATTTCACCCGGTCCAACCGGCTGACCGTCATTGGTGATTTCAACTTCTGTCCCGGGCAGGGCGTAGCCGACTGTGCCTGCCAGCCGCGCGCCATCATAGGGGTTGGAGGTAATCATGTTGGTTTCGGTCATCCCGTAGCGTTCAAGAATACGGTGGCCGGTTCTGTTTTCAAACGCAGTATGGGTTTCGGCCAGCAGCGGCGCAGAGCCCGATATGAAAAGCCGCATCTTCGCGACCAGATCGCGGGTCAGCCGCCTGTCCGCAAGCAGGCGGGTGTAAAAGGTAGGCACACCCATAAGAAGCGTGGATGTGGGCAGTTCGCCGATAATTGCGTCGATATCAAAGCCAGCCATGAACCGGACCTGTGCGCCGGCCAATAATGCGGTGTTCAGCGCCACAAAAAGCCCGTGGGTATGAAAGATCGGCAGCGCATGGATCAGCCGGTCCTCACTGGTGATCCGCCAGAGGTCGGTCAGGGTTTGGGCGTTTGATAGCAGGTTCTTATGCGACATCATCGCACCCTTTGACCGGCCCGTGGTGCCGGATGTGTAAAGCAGTGCGGCCAGATCGTCGGGACCGCGCGGGACCGTCGCAAAGGTTCCCTCGCAGGTATTCGCCGCCGTGGAAAGCGATCCTGTGCCGTCTTTAGCGAGGGTCAGCACCTGCGTGTCAGCGCTGCAGATTGTGGAAACCGCGGCTGCGTTTTCTGCATCGCACACGACCATGCGCGGGGCCGCATCAGTGATGAAATACGCGACCTCGCTTTGCGTATAGGCTGTGTTGAGCGGCAAATAGACAGCGCCGGTTTGTACGGCAGCACCGTAAAGGGCGATCGTGTCCATGATCTTGGGGGCCTGTACAACAATCCGGTCACCCGGGTTTACGCCTGCATCCGCCAGCACCCGCGCCAACTGTCCGATGCGCCGCACAAAGCTGCGGTAGCTGACCCTTGTTCCGTCATCCAGCGTCAGAAATGTGGCGTCGTTTTCTGCATGGCGCGCGAAGAGTGCATCATAGAGCGTATTGGTCACGATCAGCTTCCCGTTTTGTCGTTTTTGTCACGGGTCCTTGTTGGGCGCAGCAGGGCGTCTGTGCAAGATATATTGCTATCCGTGCCTTGTTGTACCGGTGCCGGTGTTGGATATTATCAGGTGTGATCCGCCACGATACGCGTTGACGGCCACAGGGCGACAAATTGTTGATAAGGAAAAGCCGATGCGCATCGTCGATATCTGCGAAGTGACCAAGCCGATCGCGTCTCCGATCCGGAACGCATATATTGATTTCAGCAAAATGACAGCGAGTCTTGTTGCCGTCGTTACCGATGTCGTCAGGGATGGCCACCGCGTTATCGGTTACGGGTTTAATTCCAATGGTCGCTATGGTCAGGGCGGTCTGATCCGTGAACGTTTCAGGGACCGTATACTTGAAGCGGATCCTGCATCGCTGATTAATGAGGCGGGTGACAATCTGGACGGACATAAAATCTGGGCCGCGATGATGCAGAACGAGAAACCGGGCGGACATGGCGAGCGTTCGGTTGCAGTCGGTACGATTGATATGGCTGTCTGGGATGCCATTGCGAAAATCGCGGAAAAGCCGCTTTATCAACTGCTCGCCGAGGGGAAGGGCGTCGCAGCAAACCGCCGCGTCTTTGTCTACGCGGCCGGGGGCTATTACTATCCGGGCAAAGACGACACGGCGCTGCGGCAAGAGATGCGGGGCTATCTGGATCGCGGCTATAACGTGGTCAAGATGAAAATCGGTGGCGCCACGATTGACGAAGACCAGCGGCGCATTGAAGCTGTGTTGGCCGAAATCGGATCAGAAGCGCAATTGGCCGTCGATGCAAATGGCCGCTTTGATCTCGAAACTGCCATCGCCTACGCCAAGATGCTGCGCAACTATCCGCTGTTCTGGTATGAGGAAATCGGTGATCCTTTGGATTATCAGCTTCAGGCCGCGATGGCCGAATTCTATCCCGGTCCGATGGCGACGGGCGAAAACCTGTTCTCGCATCAGGACGCGCGTAATCTGATCCGCTATGGCGGGATGCGCCCTGACCGTGATTGGCTGCAGTTCGATTGCGCGCTGTCATACGGGTTGGTTGAATATCTGCGGACGCTTGATGTGCTGGAAACGGCCGGGTGGTCGCCGTCACGTTGCATCCCGCACGGAGGGCACCAGATGTCACTCAATATCGCGGCGGGTCTTGGGCTGGGTGGCAACGAAAGCTACCCCGACCTGTTCCAGCCCTATGGCGGGTTTCCGGACTCAGTCAGCGTTGAAGACGGCCATATCATCATGCCCGAACTGCCGGGTATCGGTTTTGAGGGGAAATCCGACTTGATCAAGGTCATGCGCGAATTGGCCGAATAGGGGGATCGCTCCATGCGTTCGCACGGGATGGAGCCGCGACTTTCCGTAACACCTATATATCACGCGACGGGTGCGTCACATCTATCCGTCACGTTTCGGCCTGAATCCCTCGGCACGTTCGGCCTTGCCACGTCGTCCCGCTGGATTGGCGCGAATGCCGGCAGTTTAACGGCGGCGAGCCGTGATGCTGACGGTCTTCCGCGGGCCGCTGCGACGCCGCGCTTGATGCAAGCATCTGCCGATGGACGATAAGGATAAAACCGAAGTGAAATACAACGTCGAGACGAGGATACAAAATGCCCATTCGTAACAGACTTGCCGAAATGCATCCGCAAATCACCGCATGGCGCCGTGATTTCCACATGCACCCCGAGTTGCTATATGACACCGCGCGCACGGCAGGGATCGTGGCCGACAAACTGCGGGCCTTTGGATGTGACGAGGTCGTCACCGGCATTGGACAGACGGGTGTTGTCGGCCTGATCCATGGCAGAACGACGGCATCAGGACGTACCATTGGCCTACGGGCCGATATGGATGCTTTGCCGATTATCGAGGCAACCGGCGCTGAATATGCGTCAACCGTCCACGGCAAGATGCATGCCTGCGGTCATGACGGGCATACGGCCATGCTGTTGGGTGCCGCCCAATACCTTGCAGAGACACGGCAGTTCGACGGGACAGTCGCGCTTATTTTCCAACCGGCAGAAGAGGGTGGGGCAGGTGCGCTTGCCATGGTTGAAGACGGCATGATTGACCGCTTTGGTATTTCCGAAATCTACGGAATGCATAATTCGCCGCTCTTGCCGGAAGGGGCATTTGCGATCAGGTCGGGGCCATTTTACGCGGCTGTGGACACGTTTGAAATCATCGTCACGGGGAAAGGTGGCCATGCGGCGCGCCCCAACAACGTTGTGGACACCACGCTCGCGGCTTCGGCGCTGGTAATGAACCTGCAATCCATCGTGTCACGCAACACGGACCCGCAACAGGCGGCCGTGGTCTCGGTTACATCTTTCCGGACCGAAAGCGAGGCGTTCAACGTGATCCCCGAAACAGTGACGCTGCGTGGAACAGTCCGTAGTTTTGACGAGAAAGTGCGCGGCGAGATTTTGGCACGTATTGAATCCGTGGCCACCTTGTCGGCACAGACCTATGGCGCGACGGCAGCGTTTGATTGGCCAGAGATTTCCTACCCGGTTATGGCGAACCATGAGAAAGAAACTGGTTTCGCGGCAATGGCGGCGCAAGCGGTCGCCGGTGCGTGCGACACACAGGCCCCGCGGACGACAGGCGGAGAGGACTTTGCCTATATGCTGCAGGCTTGCCCCGGCGCCTATATCCAGATTGGCAACGGTCCGAGCAAGGGGCTGCACCATCCTGAATATGACTTCAACGACGAAATCATTCCGATCGGGGCCTCTTATTGGGCAACGCTTGCCGAGCAAAGGTTGCCTGCGCAGGATGCCTGAGAACGAGGGCTGCTGGCGTTTTCCGACGCGGACATTGGACCCGCCGCTATCGTCGAAAGTGGCGCGCCGCGCATCGTGTGTCAGGATTGCCCATACTGTTGTCCTGCAAGATGACGCGCCGAGGGTTTTGAAGGTCAGACGGCCGGTTTGCAGGATTGATCCTTGGACAACGTACGCGCGGTCTGGCGAGAATTTGCGTTAGGTCTGGCAATGTCTTGCCATAAATTTTTGCAAAACTCCCGAAAAAGGAGTCCCATTCCCTGCGCAATTGCGCCACCCTTGGCGCGACCCGAAACGAACCGGGTGACATTTATGGGTGTTAAGCCTGATCTGGGAGGACTACATGTTTAAAGAAGTATTGCGCAGGCCCGCTGGCCTGCTGAGCGCAGCCGTCGTTGCATTGAGCTTTGGCGCGCCCGCGATGGCGCAAGAGCAGCTTTCAATCGCAACTGGTGGCACTGGTGGCGTCTATTACCCCATGGGTGGCGGACTTGCCGAAATCATCAACAACCACATTGATGGCTATGCCGCAGCCGCCGAGGTCACAGGCGCGTCGGTCGAGAATATGGGTCTGATCGCCACAGGTGACGCAGATCTTGCTATTGGTTTGGCTGATACAGTGTCCCAAGCCTATACAGGGACAGGCCGCTTTGAGGGCCAGCAACTGCCGATGGTCCGCGGCCTTGCATCGCTCTATGCCAACATGGTGCAGATCGTGGCGCTGGAAGGTTCTGGCATTACATCGCTGGAAGATCTGCGCGGCAAGCGCGTGTCGATCGGTGCGCCGGGCTCTGGTACCGAAGTCAACACAAATGCGATCCTGGAAGCCAATGGCATCAGCTATGATGATATTGACGAGCAGCGTTTGAACTTCAACGAAACCGCTGATGCGCTGAGCAACGGCGATATCGACGCTGGTTTCTGGTCTGTGGGTGCGCCGACATCCTCGATTCTGAACTTGGCCACAACACAGGACATCGTGATCATTGAACTGACCGAGGCCGAGATGGCCGCGGCGATGGACGCAAACGCGACCTTTGCAATGACAACGCTTGCAGGTGGCAGCTACAACGGCGTCGACGCAGACATCAGTGTGCTGGGTATTCCGAACGTGCTGACAGTATCGTCCGAAATGTCCGACGACCTTGCCTATAGCATCACCAAGGCAATGTTTGAAAACATCGCTGAATTGCAGGCCGTTCACCCCGCTGCGAATGAGACCACAATTGATTTCACAATTGCTGCGACACCTGTGCCGCTGCACCCTGGTGCGATCCGCTACTATGAAGAAGTCGGTGTGACCATTCCGGATGACTTGCGTCCATGATGAGACCGATTTGGGAAGGGGGAGGCAAAGTCCTCCCCCTTCTCATTCTACTGCTGCTGCCGGTTTTGGCCGGGGCCGAAACGCTTGTTGCGACCCGCGAAGATGGCACCGAGATTGCCCGTTTTGATGTGCCGCAAGGCACAGAGTGGTGTGTGCTCTGGAACCATTCGGTCAAAGGATTTCCCGTGTCCGATTGTTATGAGAACCAGGCTGGCCAAATGGTGTTGATGCATGCGCATCTGCCTGATTTCGCCGCAGGGCTGGATCACATTCCGGGGCGCGGGCGGCAGGTCACGGACGGGCAGGGCGGGTACTTTATTCTCGATATCAACGAACCTGTTCCGGGGAACGCCTATGTGCTGCGTCCCGGGGAAGGCGCGGTTGATCATCGCTTGCAGGTCGGAGAGGCCGTTGTGTCACTCTCTGCCGTCGCCCCGCGCGAACGTGTGCGGATCGCTCTTTTGGGAAGTATTGAACAATGACGACGACAACTGAAGACAACCCGATCTACGCGCCGGCTCCATGGTTTGTGATCCGTGCGATCACAGTGATCGGGATCACGCTCTCGCTGTTCCAGCTTTATACTGCGGGCGTGCAGCCATTGGGGTTGTTCTTCCAACGTCCGATCCACCTCGGGTTCGTGCTTGTCTTGTGTTTCCTGATCTATCCCGCCTTTGGTCGCGCCAAGGCGCGTGGTCCATTGGGATGGGCCATTGATGGCACGCTGATCGTGCTCAGCATTGCTGCGGGTGCTTGGGTGCCCATGAATATCGACATCATCGCCAACCAGATTTTCCCGCGCGACATCGATGTGTGGATGGGTGTTGTCACGATTTTCGTTGTGCTTGAAGCCGCCCGCCGTGCTGTGGGCCTTGGCATGACATTGATCGGGGTCTTTTTTATTGCTTACGCCTTTGCTGGCAGTCGCGGTGAACTGCCGTTCCTTGCCGATTGGATGCCCGGTATCCTGAACCACCGCGGCTATTCGCTGGACCGTGTCGCCAGCCAGATGACACTCGGGGCCGAGGGGATTTTCGGTATCCCCTTGGGCGTTGCGGCGACGTTCGTTTTCATCTTTGTGCTGTTCGGCGCTTTCCTTGAGGTCACGGGCGCGGGCAAATTCTTTATTGATCTGGCCTATGCCGCCGCAGGTAAACAGCGTGGCGGCCCGGCCAAAGCTGCCGTGATCGCGAGTGCGGGGATGGGTTCGATCTCGGGGTCTGCGATCGCCAACGTGGTGACAACAGGTGCCTTCACCATTCCCTTGATGAAGAAACTGGGCTACCGCCCTGCACAGGCTGGCGGGATCGAGGCCGCGGCCTCAACCGGTGGGCAGATCATGCCGCCGCTGATGGGCGCAGGTGCTTTCCTGATGAGCGAATTCACCCGCGTGCCCTACGTGGATATCGTGCTGGTCTCGATCTTCCCTGCGGTTCTCTATTTCGGCACGGTGTACCTGCTGGTGCATATTGCCGCTGTCAAACAGGGCATGACCGGCCTGACAGCAGAAGAGCTGCCAAGCGTGCGCAAGGTTCTGGCCGAAGGCTGGCACTTTTTGTTGCCGCTTGTCGCTTTGGTGATGTTGCTTGTGGCAGGGTATTCGCCGATGCGCGTCGGTTTCTATGCGATCTTGTCGATCATGGCGGCAGCTTCGGCGCGGGCGCTTTGGGAGTTTGCGCGGTCCGGTCCGACTATGCAGGGCTTTTTCGGGCTGTGCACGCGCGGTTTGAAGCTGACACTTGATGCGCTCGATCTGGGTGCCCGCAATGCGGTGGCTGTGTCGGTCGCTTGTGCTGTGGCCGGTATTATCGTGGGTGTTGTGGGCTTGACCGGTTTGGGTCTCAAGTTCTCTGCCATGATGATCGCCTTCTCGGGCGGCAATATCGTGCTGGCGCTGATCCTTGTGCTGCTGGCCAGTCTCGTGTTGGGCATGGGCCTGCCGGTGACGGCGGCCTATATCGTGCTGATCATCCTTGTCGGTCCTGCGCTGACCGAACAATTCGGCATCCCGCTCCTGATCGCGCATCTTGTGGTTTTCTGGTATTCGCAGGACAGTAATGTGACGCCGCCCGTGGCATTGGCCGGATTTGCCGGTGCCGCGATTGCGGGGTCAAAGCCGATGGAGACGAGCATACAGGCATGGAAATACGCCAAGGGCCTTTATCTGATCCCGCTGTTCATGGTGTTCAACGAGGAAATCATCCTTGGCGGGCCACTGCCGCTCGTGCTCTGGAGCGGCGCCATTGCGATCCTTGGCCTGACCGCCTTTGCGGCTCTCTTGGAGGGGTTCCTGTGGCGCCCGATGCAGGTCTGGATGCGGGTTCTGCTGCTGCCGGGTGTAGTGGGTCTGTTCTGGCCGTCCTTGACGGTCGAGATTGCAGCGGCGGTGCTGATTGTTCTGTTGCTTGCCATGAACTGGTCCGAGGCGCGCCGTGACAAAGCCCGTGCAGACAGTACGGCAGTCGCGCAGAGCGCCATGGACGGCTAGCACCATGGCGCTGGTCCGGCCACTTCTTCTTGCGGGGCTTGCTGCCGTGCTGGTCTGGGTGGTCGCGCAGAACCTCGTTCTTGGCGCAGCGCGGACAGAACTGGACCAGACGCTGCTTTTGACCAAACGCGCCGTCGAGGCCGAAGTTGAGCGGTTGCGCTCCTTGCCTGCCGTCGCTGCCGAGGATGTGCGCGTGCGCGATGCGCTGGCCGGCACCGGTTCGTTACAGGCGGCCAACAGCTATCTGGAAACCGTGGCGGTGCATGCGCAGGCGGGCGAGCTTTTCCTGATCGACGCGGAGGGCGAAACCATTGCGGCCTCGAACTGGAACCGTGCAGGCAGTTTCGTCGGAGAGAACTACGGGTTTCGCCCCTATTTTCAGGAGGCAATGGCGAAAGGCCAAGGGCAATTCTATGCAATCGGTGTCACGACCGGTGTGCCGGGATACTTTCTGTCGACGCGAATTGACGTAGGTAACATCAGCGGTGTTCTGGTCGTCAAGCTGGACCTGCGGCCGCTTGAGAATATCTGGCGCAGCGCCAATGCGGATGTGGCCCTTGCCGATGCCAATGGCGTGGTGTTTCTTTCAGCGCGGCCGGACTGGCAATACCGCGCATTATCCACGCTCAGCCAGGAGGTCATGGACCAGATCGTCGCGACCCGCGCCTATGAGGGCGTGTCTTTCGCGACCTCTGCGCCACTTGTCCGCACGGCGATTGAAGGCAGTGACGCCGTGGGGAATGGCTGGATCGCACGCCTGACCCCGATGCCATCCACCGGCTGGCAGGTGATCGCTGCGCGCGCGACAGCGGGAATGCAGCTCGTGTCATTGGCGGCAGCGGCCTTGGCGGCCCTTGCAACGCTCGCGATTGCTGCGGCTTTCAAGGCTTGGGAACAGCGCAGGCAGATTATTGCGCTCCGCCTGTCACAATCCGAAAAACTGGAAGCCATGGTGATTGCGCGTACCAGCGATCTGGCGCGCGAGGTGGATGCGCGGGTGCAGGCCGAGATTGACCTGCGTGCCACGCAGGAAGCGCTGGTGCATACCGAAAAGATGGCCGCTCTCGGGCGGATGTCTACAGCGATCGTCCATGAAATCAGCCAGCCGCTCGCGGCCATGGAGGCCACCCTGTCGGCGGCCGAACTTGGCCTCGACCAGGAAGACACAGCAACGGCCAGGCGGTTGGACAAAGCCCGTGGCCTGATCCGCCGGATGCAGCGCACGACAAAACACCTCAAAAGCTTTGCCCGCAAAGAGGTGCCGCAACTGATGCTGGTCGGCCTTTGTGCGCCGGTGACTTCGGCGCTTGATCTCGTTGCGCCGCGCGCACGGGCGATTGGCGTTGTGCCTGTGTTTCACGCGCCAGAGGGCAGGGTCGACGTGATGGCTGGCGCAATCCGGATCGAACAGGTCGTCGCCAACCTTTTGCTCAATGCGCTGGATGCGGTCGCGGATATGCCGGATGCGCAGATTACCGTGACCGTGACGGCTCATGCCGGTCAGGCCGAACTCTGCGTTCAGGACAATGGAAAAGGCATCGCCGACGCGGATTTGGCAAAAGTGGGCGAACCCTTCTTTTCGACAAAGCTGACCGGTGCGGGCTTGGGTCTTGGTCTGGCGATTTGCAAAGCGATCATCTCTGACTTCAATGGCACGCTTGATATCCGTTCACATCAGAACCAAGGCACGCGGGTGACCGTGACCTTGCCTTTGGCCGTCCAGAAAAGCGCCGAGGCGGCATGAGTGCCACGATCTTCATTGTCGATGACGATGCCGACCATTTGTCAGCACTGGCTGATCTGGTCGAAACTTCTGGCTATGCGGTGCAGGCGTTCGCATCTGCGACCGCAGCGCTTGAGGCGATGGCCGCGCAACCGGATCTTGTGATCAGCGACCTGCGGATGCCGGGCATGGACGGGATCGCCTTTGTCAAAGCATTACGGGCACAAGAGCAGGGCGTGCCTGTCGTGCTTCTGACCGGCCACGGCGATGTCGGTCATGCGGTCGAGGCGATGCGCGCGGGCGCCGAGGACTTTCTCGAGAAGCCTTACGAATCTGCACATCTTCTCGCGGTCATGCGCCGGACCCTTGAGGCGCAATCCGCCCGCCGTGAGGTCGCGCGGTTGCAAACGGT is a window encoding:
- a CDS encoding DUF1850 domain-containing protein → MMRPIWEGGGKVLPLLILLLLPVLAGAETLVATREDGTEIARFDVPQGTEWCVLWNHSVKGFPVSDCYENQAGQMVLMHAHLPDFAAGLDHIPGRGRQVTDGQGGYFILDINEPVPGNAYVLRPGEGAVDHRLQVGEAVVSLSAVAPRERVRIALLGSIEQ
- a CDS encoding TRAP transporter permease, with product MTTTTEDNPIYAPAPWFVIRAITVIGITLSLFQLYTAGVQPLGLFFQRPIHLGFVLVLCFLIYPAFGRAKARGPLGWAIDGTLIVLSIAAGAWVPMNIDIIANQIFPRDIDVWMGVVTIFVVLEAARRAVGLGMTLIGVFFIAYAFAGSRGELPFLADWMPGILNHRGYSLDRVASQMTLGAEGIFGIPLGVAATFVFIFVLFGAFLEVTGAGKFFIDLAYAAAGKQRGGPAKAAVIASAGMGSISGSAIANVVTTGAFTIPLMKKLGYRPAQAGGIEAAASTGGQIMPPLMGAGAFLMSEFTRVPYVDIVLVSIFPAVLYFGTVYLLVHIAAVKQGMTGLTAEELPSVRKVLAEGWHFLLPLVALVMLLVAGYSPMRVGFYAILSIMAAASARALWEFARSGPTMQGFFGLCTRGLKLTLDALDLGARNAVAVSVACAVAGIIVGVVGLTGLGLKFSAMMIAFSGGNIVLALILVLLASLVLGMGLPVTAAYIVLIILVGPALTEQFGIPLLIAHLVVFWYSQDSNVTPPVALAGFAGAAIAGSKPMETSIQAWKYAKGLYLIPLFMVFNEEIILGGPLPLVLWSGAIAILGLTAFAALLEGFLWRPMQVWMRVLLLPGVVGLFWPSLTVEIAAAVLIVLLLAMNWSEARRDKARADSTAVAQSAMDG
- a CDS encoding sensor histidine kinase, producing MALVRPLLLAGLAAVLVWVVAQNLVLGAARTELDQTLLLTKRAVEAEVERLRSLPAVAAEDVRVRDALAGTGSLQAANSYLETVAVHAQAGELFLIDAEGETIAASNWNRAGSFVGENYGFRPYFQEAMAKGQGQFYAIGVTTGVPGYFLSTRIDVGNISGVLVVKLDLRPLENIWRSANADVALADANGVVFLSARPDWQYRALSTLSQEVMDQIVATRAYEGVSFATSAPLVRTAIEGSDAVGNGWIARLTPMPSTGWQVIAARATAGMQLVSLAAAALAALATLAIAAAFKAWEQRRQIIALRLSQSEKLEAMVIARTSDLAREVDARVQAEIDLRATQEALVHTEKMAALGRMSTAIVHEISQPLAAMEATLSAAELGLDQEDTATARRLDKARGLIRRMQRTTKHLKSFARKEVPQLMLVGLCAPVTSALDLVAPRARAIGVVPVFHAPEGRVDVMAGAIRIEQVVANLLLNALDAVADMPDAQITVTVTAHAGQAELCVQDNGKGIADADLAKVGEPFFSTKLTGAGLGLGLAICKAIISDFNGTLDIRSHQNQGTRVTVTLPLAVQKSAEAA
- a CDS encoding M20 aminoacylase family protein, producing MPIRNRLAEMHPQITAWRRDFHMHPELLYDTARTAGIVADKLRAFGCDEVVTGIGQTGVVGLIHGRTTASGRTIGLRADMDALPIIEATGAEYASTVHGKMHACGHDGHTAMLLGAAQYLAETRQFDGTVALIFQPAEEGGAGALAMVEDGMIDRFGISEIYGMHNSPLLPEGAFAIRSGPFYAAVDTFEIIVTGKGGHAARPNNVVDTTLAASALVMNLQSIVSRNTDPQQAAVVSVTSFRTESEAFNVIPETVTLRGTVRSFDEKVRGEILARIESVATLSAQTYGATAAFDWPEISYPVMANHEKETGFAAMAAQAVAGACDTQAPRTTGGEDFAYMLQACPGAYIQIGNGPSKGLHHPEYDFNDEIIPIGASYWATLAEQRLPAQDA
- a CDS encoding TAXI family TRAP transporter solute-binding subunit — protein: MFKEVLRRPAGLLSAAVVALSFGAPAMAQEQLSIATGGTGGVYYPMGGGLAEIINNHIDGYAAAAEVTGASVENMGLIATGDADLAIGLADTVSQAYTGTGRFEGQQLPMVRGLASLYANMVQIVALEGSGITSLEDLRGKRVSIGAPGSGTEVNTNAILEANGISYDDIDEQRLNFNETADALSNGDIDAGFWSVGAPTSSILNLATTQDIVIIELTEAEMAAAMDANATFAMTTLAGGSYNGVDADISVLGIPNVLTVSSEMSDDLAYSITKAMFENIAELQAVHPAANETTIDFTIAATPVPLHPGAIRYYEEVGVTIPDDLRP
- a CDS encoding malonate--CoA ligase: MTNTLYDALFARHAENDATFLTLDDGTRVSYRSFVRRIGQLARVLADAGVNPGDRIVVQAPKIMDTIALYGAAVQTGAVYLPLNTAYTQSEVAYFITDAAPRMVVCDAENAAAVSTICSADTQVLTLAKDGTGSLSTAANTCEGTFATVPRGPDDLAALLYTSGTTGRSKGAMMSHKNLLSNAQTLTDLWRITSEDRLIHALPIFHTHGLFVALNTALLAGAQVRFMAGFDIDAIIGELPTSTLLMGVPTFYTRLLADRRLTRDLVAKMRLFISGSAPLLAETHTAFENRTGHRILERYGMTETNMITSNPYDGARLAGTVGYALPGTEVEITNDGQPVGPGEIGMIEVRGDNVFQGYWNMPDKTAEELRKNGFFITGDLGVKSDDGRITIVGRQKDLIISGGYNIYPKEIEDVLNDIDGVVESAVFGVAHPDFGETVLAAIVLDDPTLTVEDIAAAATPQLARFKHPKRYIITDALPRNTMGKVQKNILRETYRELGTA
- a CDS encoding mandelate racemase/muconate lactonizing enzyme family protein; amino-acid sequence: MRIVDICEVTKPIASPIRNAYIDFSKMTASLVAVVTDVVRDGHRVIGYGFNSNGRYGQGGLIRERFRDRILEADPASLINEAGDNLDGHKIWAAMMQNEKPGGHGERSVAVGTIDMAVWDAIAKIAEKPLYQLLAEGKGVAANRRVFVYAAGGYYYPGKDDTALRQEMRGYLDRGYNVVKMKIGGATIDEDQRRIEAVLAEIGSEAQLAVDANGRFDLETAIAYAKMLRNYPLFWYEEIGDPLDYQLQAAMAEFYPGPMATGENLFSHQDARNLIRYGGMRPDRDWLQFDCALSYGLVEYLRTLDVLETAGWSPSRCIPHGGHQMSLNIAAGLGLGGNESYPDLFQPYGGFPDSVSVEDGHIIMPELPGIGFEGKSDLIKVMRELAE